The DNA sequence GTGGGACCGGGTGACTTGTTCCTTCCAAtagtcagtacagacacagtgggcagaatggcctcctcctgtgcctgtgaCCATCCTGTGATTAAGGCTAGCTACCAAACTTACTTTCCAGCACCCCTCATGCTGACATCACACAAACGTTAAGTGTTGCTGAAATAATAAggtttatagaagcttttgctcttgcactcatcaggtcaaacCCAAGAATGTCACTCTGAAGGGAGGTGACCTCATATTCTACGAGGGGAATGTGCCGAGTACCCTGGAAGGGCAAGGTAGCTCAATAAACCTGAGCAACGGGTGAAGCTCGCCGTCTCCCGCTAGTGACACGAAATAGGATGCTGCCGTCGAGACAAAAAGGACATGCTGCCCGTCAACCCAAATGAGTAACGTGGTAGAGCAGTTTCAATGCCTGCGTGATGCCAGGTACGTTAGGCCGTACATCCCAAAGGCTGGCGGTTTGTTACCAAACACCACGTCCCAAGTCGCTGTCGGTAACGGGCAAGGTACAGATCGTAGCCGACCAGCCTGTGCGTGCAAAACTCAAAAACGGCATTCGATTGGGATTCCGCGATGGGACAGCGCCCGCGAAATAATCCTGAGTGCGCCGAGAAttacgctgacaaccaatttGAGATGGTCAGTTCGCCGGGTGGTATATTTCTGTGCACTGGAAGCGACATATATTAGTACACGGGGCAGACAGGAaggacaggtacacacattgCCCCCATTTCAGACAAAATAAGTGACAATCGCTGGTTGAAACCTCGGTGCAATGCCTCGACCAATCAAGAGTCCTGCTGCTGGGTGCCCCCaacgcttggcagttaactgctcAGCCACCGTCCCTCCGACTTCCTCGACAGACATTCAACTGCCcgctccatttcttttctcacacactttcacttcctctctctaatcctgccaccctcccctctccgcagtTTCTCCTCATTCACTCGATCCGAAGGTTGCCCACAATTCCAAAATACTTCGATTAAATCTTCTCCCTCCTCGGGTAGAGTGAGGGACCCCCCacaatccgggggggggggggtccacgatCGAGGTCTGTGATTTGCATCCCACCTTTAGCTGTGACGGCTAGTGGTGAGATGCACGCCCTGGAGAGCAACCGAAGATCCCCCCCGCAGAAATGGAGTGCCTTCCTACGGCCATCGCAGACCacctggggagggggcgggggacagAGAGAACTGCAGTCACATGGGGCTAtgggcaacagatttccttcccgaatgggtttcctcccacagtccaaagatgtgcgggttaggttgattggccgtgatcaattgactctagtgtcagggattagcagggtaaatgtttggggttgtggggagtggggcttgggtggggttgtggtcggtgcggactcgatggggccgagtggcctccttctgaactgtcgggattctatgattggaaacATGAATACGAATCAGATAGGGGTGTTTACAACATggtgagaccattcagcccatcaattctattCCAGCCCCCTACAGAGCGATCCCGTCAGTCCCTTGCCCCtgcaattccccctcccccccccccccccccgcctcccttcaaGGCACCCCTCCGATTTATTTTCAAAATCATTCACCATCcccgctgccaccatgtcgcgtgGACAGCCAGTTGCTGGGAATTCCATATTTCTCTCACAATTTATCCAACTTCCAGTGGCTGGATTCAAACATGGCGTCTGCGTGCTGTTCCCTTGGATTTCCCCGGGCCAGTATCCCAGCCGATACCCTTAATTGGAAACCCCCGTAATGAaacaggagaccattctgccccatTTGACacggtaagaggtctcacaacaccaggttaaagtccaaccggtttatttggtagcaaatgccataagctttcggagcgctgctccttcgtcagatggagtggaaatctgctctcaaacagggcacagagacacagaaatcaagttacagaatactgatcagaatgcgaatctctacagccaaccaggtcttaaagatacagacagtgtgggtggagggagcattaagcacaggttgaagagatgtgtattgtctccagacaggacagctagtgagattctgcaggtccaggaggcaagctgtggggggggggttactgataatgtgacataaatccaacatcccggttggaTACAGTGTTGGATttctgtcacattatcagtaacccccacagcttgcctcgtggacttgcagaatctcactgactgtcctgtctggagacaatacacatctctttaacctgtgcttaatgctccctccacccacattgtctgtatctttaagatctggttggctgtagagattcgcattctaatcagtattctgtaacttgatttttgtgtctctgtgccctgtttgagagcacatttccactccatctgacgaaggagcagcgctccgaaagctaatggcatttgctaccaaataaacctgttggactttaacctggtgttgtgagacttcttactgtgttcaccccagtccaacgccggcatctccacatcatgagtaccaTTTGACATGACCATCTGTTTGAGATTCCAtttccacattccccccacccacTTTTGATTCCCCCACCCAGCGAGCCCCGATCTCCCTCCACCCGAGAACTATTCAGCTCATTCCAGGTTACCGATGTGGGAAGCAGCCTCTGAGCCACCTCCAATGCGTccaacatccttccttcgataaggagaccaaagctgcccacaagggccgtggatgtcgtctatatggatttcagtaaagcgtttgacaaggtccctcatggcaggctggcgcaaaaggttaaatctcacgggataaaaggtgagttggctagatgggtggagaactggcttggtcacagaagacagagggtagcagtggaggggtctttttccggttggaggtctgtgactactggtgttccgcagggctctgtactgggacctctgctgtttgtgatatatataaatgatttggaggaagatgtagctggtgtgatcagcaagtttgcggacgacacgaagattgctggagttgcggatagtgatgaacattgtcagagaatacagcaggatatagataggctggaacattgggcggagaaatggcagatggaatttaatccagataaatgcgaagtgatgcatttcggtagatctaatgtaagggggagctatacaataaatggcagaaccatcaggagtatagacacacagagggacctgggtgtacaagtccacaggtccttaaaggtggcagcacaggtggagagggtggtgaagaaggcatatggcatgcttgcctttataggacggggtgtagagtataaaagttggcgtatgatgttgcagttgtatagaacgttggttcggccacatttggaatactgcgtccagttctggtcgccgcactaccagaaggacgtggaggcgttagagagagtgcagaggaggtttaccaggatgttgcctggtatggagggtcttagctatgaggagagattgggtaaactggggttgttctccctggaaagacggaggatgaggggcgatctaatagaggtgtacaagattatgaagagtatagatagggtgaacagtgggaagctttttcccaggtcggaggtgacgaacacaaggggtcacgggttcaaagtgagggggggcaaggttcaacacagatgtcagggggacgtattttacacagagggtggtgggggcctggaatgcactgccaagcaaggtcaTTGAggtggacatgctgggatcgtttaagacttatccagatcgccacatgaacagactgggaatagagggatacaaacgaatggtctagttgggcacaagtggcgcaggcttggagggccgaagggcctcttcctgtgctgtattgttctttgacattCCAGAGTTGTGATCTCACCACTTACCCAGAAAGAGCAAGaaatctcacaccaggttaaagtccaacaggtttatctggaatcacgagctttcggggcactgctccttcctcaggtgagtctcactaaaggagcagcgctccgaaagctcgtggttccaaataaacctgttggactttaacctggtgttgtgggacttcttactgtgtttaccccagtccaatgctggcatcgccATATCATGGCTACCCAGagacatgatgcggagatgccgacattcgtccaacgccgacatctccacatcatgacgaccatcgacaccgcaaactgccggctccaagtggagaggatctccaagaagatgtgTTTACCCAGAGACACTCAGTCCTCGACTGCCctctccatttcttttctcacacactttcacttccccccccctctctctaatcttcccaccctcccctctccgcagtTTCTCCTCATTCACTCGCTCCAACGGTCGCCCACGATTCCAAAAATCGTCGAGTAAATCTTCTCCCTCCTGAGGTAGAGTGAGAGACACCCCACAATCCGGAGGGTCCATGATCGAGGTCTGCGATTTGCGCCCCACCCTGAGCTCTGAAGGCTGAAGAAGTGTGCGGAAATATTCCGTATAATCCCATCTGTAAATAAATCAGGTTAAGGAGCATTGAGCCAGGGCGCCTGGTGACCTTGAGGCGCGCCAGCCTTCAGCTCATCGTCGGGGAATGGCCGATTGGCGGGCTCCCATTGCCTGGTACTTTTCCCGATCAGCCGAGAGCCTTtaaggacacagagggagaccattcagcccatcgattccatGCCAGCCCCCTGCAAAGTAATCCAGTCAATCCTGTTCCATAGATCTTCCAGGTAGCCCGGGAACATGACCTCCCTCAAGGCGTCCATCAGTGAGATCCAAGGGATTACCACCCATTGCACAAGAAAAGTCTTCCTCACAACCCTCCAGGTAGCTAtactgcagagtgcaccagccaaagaatgcagcattttcctccgAGGGtgggtgccgagggagcgccgcactgtgggagggtcagtgctgagggagtgccgcactgtgggagggtcggtgctgagggagcgccgcactgtgggagggtcggtgctgagggagcgccgcactgtgggagggtcagtgctgagggagcgccgcactgtgggagggtcagtgctgagggagcgccgcactgtgggagggtcagtgccgagggagcgccgcactgtgggagggtcagtgccgagggagcgccgcactgtgggagggtcggtgctgagggagcgccgcactgtgggagggtcggtgctgagggagcgccgcactgtgggagggtcggtgctgagggagcgccgcactgtgggagggtcggtgctgagggagcgccgcactgtgggagggtcagtgctgagggagcgccgcactgtgggagggtcggtgctgagggagcgccgcactgtgggagggtcagtgctgagggagcgccgcactgtgggagggtcagtgctgagggagcgccgcactgtgggatggtcagtgctgagggagcgccgcactgtgggagggtcagtgctgagggagcgccgcactgtgggagggtcggtgctgagggagcgccgcactgtgggagggtcagtgctgagggagcgctgcactgtgggagggtcagtgctgagggagcgccgcactgtgggagggtcagtgctgagggagcgccgcactgtgggagggtcggtgctgagggagtgccgcactgtgggagggtcagtgctgagggagcgccgcactgtgggagggtcagtgctgagggagcgccgcactgtgggagggtcggtgctgagagaCGGGGATAAAAGGTAATGGCGGGAGCTCTGGGATGCATATCGCAATTTGCGAAAAACCTTCCATGCCGCCACCGTTGCGGACTCTCCGACGCCGGTGAGCTAAGAACTCCGCTTCCTACTCGTATCCCGTTTATTAACGCACCAACAGTCCACCAAGGCCACCGTTCCTCATTTAACAAGTGGTTTCAATAgagttttctttaaaaaaaaaggggaggAACGAGGTGAATCGGGCTGAcgggaaattaaaaaaaaaattgaagagggaacgagagaaaataattctgttttttaaaaaaaaggaaggaGTTCGCAGCTGGGAATCTGTCACTTGCACCGagacgcatctctctctctctccacgcctCGCTCGGGGACTCTGCGCCCCCTCCCCGTGACGTTAGCTGTTCCGCAGAATCAATTTGTCCTCTGAACATCGGAAGGAGCGGCCGGGGAGGCTTCCTCAGTGAAACGCTGGCATCCCTCCAGCGAGATCAGCTTGCAGGATCGCAGGTCGATGCGGACAAGGTTCGGGCAGCGTCGGAACAGGGGGAGGCACTGGTCTGTTAACCGGTTACAgcctgcgggacagagggagggggggagaaggggttaGTACcgcagagagggacacacacgcacagagacacatgcGCGCGCACGAACACacacaggagggaggggaggggcaggaggagaGCCACAGGCGAGCAGGGGGGGGGAGCCGCGAGCAGGGGGGGAGccgcgagcaggggggggggagccgcGAGCAGGGGGGGGGAGCCGCGAGCAGGGGGGGGGAGCCGCGAGCAGGGGGGGGGAGCCGCGAGCAGGGGGGGGAGCCGCGAGCAGGGGGGGGGAGCCGCGAGCAGGGGGGGGAGCCGCGAGCAGGGGGGGGGAGCCGCGAGCAGGGGGGGGAGCAGCAGGGGGGGGAGCCGCGAGCAGGGGGGGGAGCCGCGAGCAGGGGGGGGGAGCCGCGAGCAGGGGGGGGGAGCCGCGAGCAGGGGGGGGGAGCCGCGAGCAGGGGGGGGAGCCGCGAGCAGGGGGGGGGAGCCGCGAGCAGGGGGGGGGAGCCGCGAGCAGGGGGGGGGAGCCGCGAGCAGGGGGGGGGAGCCGCGAGCAGGGGGGGGGAGCCGCGAGCAGGGGGGGGAGCCGCGAGCAGGGGGGGGAGCCGCGAGCAGGGGGGGGAGCCGCGAGCAGGGGGGGGGAGccgcgagcaggggggggggagccgcgagcagggggggggggaggccgcgagcaggggggggggagccgcgagcagggggggggagccgcgagcagggggggggggggagccgcgagcagggggggggagccgcgagcaggggggggggggagccgcgagcaggggggggggagccgcgagcagggggggggggagccgcgagcaggggggggagccgcgagcaggggggggggagccgcgagcaggggggggggagccgcgagcaggggggggggagccgcGAGCAGGGGGGGGGAGCCGCGAGCAGGGGGGGGCGTCCCAGAGCGGGGGGGCGTCCCAGAGCGGGGGGGCGTCCCAGAGCGGGGCTGGGTTTACCTGACAGGTTGATGTGGGCCAGGTTATCGCGGAGTTGGGAATTAGCAGCGGTCAGCAGGTTGACAGACTGGTCTCCGATGTGCGGGCAGTGACTCAGGTCCAGGCTGGTGAGCTGGGGGAGGTGTCGCACCAGCAATCGCAGCGAGGTGTCCATAATGTCCAATCCAGCCAGGCGGAGGTCCGTCACGTTCTGTAACCGGCCACGCGTCTCATTCTGACCTGTCCAGGGTCagcggggacacagagggagagacagagagagagagtcaaatGGGAGCGAGTCAGGCACAGAGTTGGCAGAGGGAAGGCTGCGGCGCtccaagagaggggggggggaattggggcactcccagggaggggggggaattggggcactcccagggaggggggggggaatgggggcgcTCCCCAGGGAGCGGGGGGGAATGGGGCGCTCCCAGGGAGGGGGGGACTGGGACGGGGATGGGGGCGCTCCcagagaggggggaatgggggcgctcccagagaggggggggggggggaaatgggggcgctcccagggagggggggggaatgggggcgctcccagggagggggggggggaatgggggcgctcccagagagggggggacggggacggggatgggggcgctcccagagaggggggggggggggaaatgggggcgctcccagggagtggggggggaggggaatgggggcgctcccagagaggggggtgaggggtacAACGGGCTCccagagaggggggtgaggggtacAACGGGCTCccagagaggggggtgaggggtacAACGGGCTcccagagaggggggtgggggtacagcgGGCTCccagagagggggtgagggtacAGCAGGCTCCTAGAGGGGGGTGAGGGTACAGCGGGCTCccagagaggggggtgagggtacAGCGGGCTcccagagaggggggtgggggtacagcgGGCTcccagagaggggggtgggggtacagcaGGCTcccagagaggggggtgggggtacagcgGGCTcccagagaggggggtggggggtacagCGGGCAcccagagaggggggtgggggtacagcaGGCTcccagagagggggtgggggtacagcgGGCTcccagagaggggggtgggggtacagcgGGCTCccagagaggggggtgagggtacAGCGGGCTcccagagaggggggtgggggtacagcgGGCACCCAGAGAGTGGGGTGAGGGTACAGCGGGCTCccagagagtggggtgggggtacagCGGGCTcccagagaggggggtgggggtacagcgGGCTCCCTACCTGGTCTGTTCTCGGACGGGGGGACACCAGCTCCCGGAGGTGTGAGTCCTTCACATCGTCCAGCCAGCGCAGGATCCAGCAGCTGGAGGGAGGAACAGCTGGCCGTGCACAGAGCGGACACCGAGGACCAGGAACAGCCCGACAGAATCAACCCCTTCAGACCTGGAGAAACGGCAAGTCCACAGCGTCAGAGACACtccccgggggagggggaggagttacAGCGTCAGACActccccgggggggagggggaggagttacAGCGTCAGAGACACTccccggggagggggaggagtcacagcgtcagagacactccccggggagggggaggagttacAGCGTCAGAGACGCTccccggggagggggaggagttacAGCGTCAGAGACACTccccggggagggggaggagtcacagcgtcagagacactccccggggagggggaggagttacAGCGTCAGAGACactccccggggggagggggaggagtcacagcgtcagagacactccccggggggagggggaggagttacAGCATCAGAGACACtccccgggggagggggaggagtcacagcgtcagagacactccccggggagggggaggagttacAGTGTCAGAGACACtccccgggggagggggaggagtcacagcgtcagagacactccccggggggagggggaggagttacAGCATCAGAGACACTccccgggggaggggaggagtcacagcgtcagagacactccccggggagggggaggagttacAGTGTCAGAGACactccccggggggagggggaggagttacAGCGTCAGAGACActccccgggggggagggggaggggttacAGTGTCAGAGACActccccgggggggagggggaggggttacAGCGTCAGAGACACtccccggggagggggagggaggagttacAGCGTCAGAGACACTccccggggagggggaggagttacAGCGTCAGAGACactccctggggggagggggaggaggttacagcgtcAGAGACACtccccgggggagggggaggagttacAGCATCAGAGACactccccggggggagggggaggagttacAGCGTCAGAGACACTccccggggagggggaggagtcacagcgtcagagacactccccggggagggggaggagttacAGCGTCAGAGACactccccggggggagggggaggagttacAGCGTCAGAGACactccccggggggagggggaggagttacAGCGTCAGAGACGCTccccggggagggggaggagttacAGCGTCAGAGACActccctggggagggggaggagttacAGCGTCAGAGACactccccggggggagggggaggagttacAGCGTCAGAGACactccccggggggagggggaggagttacAGCGTCAGAGACACTCCccggggggaggcggaggagttACAGCGTCAGAGACACTCcccggagggagggggaggagttacAGCGTCAGAGACACTCCCCGGGGGTAGGGGAGGAGTTACAGCGTCAGAGACACTCCccggggggaggcggaggagttACAGCGTCAGAGACACTCCccggggggaggcggaggagttACAGCGTCAGAGACACTCcccggagggaggggaggagttacAGCGTCAGAGACACTCCCCGGGGGTAGGGGAGGAGTTACAGCATCAGAGACactccccggggggagggggaggagttacAGCATCAGAGACactccccggggggagggggaggagttacAGCGTCAGAGACACTccccggggagggggaggagttacAGCGTCAGAGACActccccgggggagggggggaggagttaCAGCGTCAGAGAGactccccggggggagggggaggagttacAGCGTCAGAGACactccccggggggagggggaggagttacAGCGTCAGAGACActccctggggagggggaggagttacAGCGTCAGAGACactccccggggggagggggaggagttacAGCGTCAGAGACactccccggggggagggggaggagttacAGCGTCAGAGACACTCCccggggggaggcggaggagttACAGCGTCAGAGACACTcccggagggagggggaggagttacAGCGTCAGAGACACTCCCCGGGGGTAGGGGAGGAGTTACAGCGTCAGAGACACTCCccggggggaggcggaggagttACAGCGTCAGAGACACTCCccggggggaggcggaggagttACAGCGTCAGAGACACTCcccggagggagggggaggagttacAGCGTCAGAGACACTCCCCGGGGGTAGGGGAGGAGTTACAGCATCAGAGACactccccggggggagggggaggagttacAGCATCAGAGACactccccggggggagggggaggagttacAGCGTCAGAGACACTccccggggagggggaggagttacAGCGTCAGAGACActccccgggggaggggggaggagtacAGCGTCAGAGAGACtccccgggggagggggaggagttacAGCGTCAGAGAGActccccgggggagggggggaggagttaCAGCGTCAGAGAGactccccggggggagggggaggagttacAGCGTCAGAGACACTccccgaggggagggggggggggagggagggaggagttaCAGTGCCACTGCCcgcagccccccgccccctcgccacgcagcccccccctccccctagcccccccctcccacagcccctgccccccctctccccgcagccccccctccccacagccctgccccccctctccccgcagccctccctccccacagcccctgcccccctcccgacagcccctgcccccctcccgacacccctgcccccctcccgacagcccctgccccccctcccgacagcccctgccccccctcccgacagcccctgccccccctcccgacagcccctgcccccctcccgacagcccctgccccccctcccgacagcccctgcccccctcccgacagcccctgcccccccctcccgacagcccctgcccccctcccgacagcccctgccccccctcccgacagcccctgcccccctcccgacagcccctgccccccctcccgacagcccctgccccccctcccgacagcccctcccccccctcccgacaGCCCCACCgacagcccctccccctctccccgctttCACCCTGCAGCCGGTTTATCAGCCACATTAGCTGCTTCTTGGAGATACTGGTCCAGCTCAGATCCAGGGTGACCGGCTGCCGTCTGATAATCCCACTCAGCATCGCTGGAGTGATCGACTTCTGGCGGCTCAGGTCAATTTTGGTCCATAAACCTCTATCACAGCAcctgggggagacagagagagggagacagagagagagtgagagacagagagagggagacagagagagagagagagaggcagacagagagagattcagagagagagagaacagagagagagtgagagacagagagagggagacagaggagagagacagagagagacagagagagacagagagagagggagacagagagagagagacagagagagattcagagagagagagagggagagggagacagagagggagacagagagagacagagagagagggagacagagagagacagagagagagagacagagagagagagacagagagagagagagcagagagagagagacagagagagagagacagagagagagagacagagagagagagacagagagagagagacagagagagagagacagagagagagagacagagagagagagacagagagagagagacagagagagagagacagagagagagagagagaggttgtgaTTAGCAATGAGCAATATGGTGTCAGCATCGTGCTGTC is a window from the Mustelus asterias unplaced genomic scaffold, sMusAst1.hap1.1 HAP1_SCAFFOLD_1355, whole genome shotgun sequence genome containing:
- the LOC144488179 gene encoding LOW QUALITY PROTEIN: F-box/LRR-repeat protein 19-like (The sequence of the model RefSeq protein was modified relative to this genomic sequence to represent the inferred CDS: deleted 2 bases in 1 codon), with translation CCDRGLWTKIDLSRQKSITPAMLSGIIRRQPVTLDLSWTSISKKQLMWLINRLQGLKGLILSGCSWSSVSALCTASCSSLQLLDPALAGRCEGLTPPGAGVPPSENRPGQNETRGRLQNVTDLRLAGLDIMDTSLRLLVRHLPQLTSLDLSHCPHIGDQSVNLLTAANSQLRDNLAHINLSGCNRLTDQCLPLFRRCPNLVRIDLRSCKLISLEGCQRFTEEASPASFRCSEDKLILRNS